GCCGTTCGCCGCGTCCCGGCGCTCGAGGGGATGCGCATCATCCGCGGGTGGGCGGGCCTCTACGACGTGACGCCGGACGCGAACCCCATCATCGGCCGCGTCCCCGAGGTCGACGGATTCATCATCTCGGCCGGCTTCAGCGGCCACGGGTTCATGCACGCGCCCGCCGTCGGCCAGCTCGTCGCCGAGATCATCGTCGACGGAGCGGCGCATACCCTCGACCTGTCGCCCCTGTCGCTGGACCGATTCACCGCGGGGACGATAACCGCGGAGCAGAACGTCATCTGACGTTAGGGAAGAGGCGCGGTCGGGAGCGTCGCCGACTCGTCCACCGGCCATGACCCGAGCACCTTGAGATAGGCGGAGAGCGCCTTCAGCTCGGTGAGAGCCTCCGCGATGACCGCGTCCTGCTCGTGGCCGGCCAGCTCGACGAAGAAGATGTAGTCCCACGCCCGCCGGCGCGAGGGCCGGCTCTGGATGCTGCTCATGTTCACGCCGCGGCGTGCGAACACGTCGGCCACGTCGCGCAGCGCCCCGACGTGGTCGCGGATGCTGAAGAGAATGGCCGTCTTGTCGCGACCGGTGGGCGCGCTCGATGCCGTGCGGCCGATCACGTAGAAGCGCGTGTAGTTCGCGGCTAGGTCCTGGATGTCGCGCTCGAGGATGTTCAAGCCGTATTCGGCGGCCGCGAGAGCGGGGCCGATGGCCGCGCCCGTCCGGTCCTCGGCGGCCATGATGGCCGCGCGCGCCGTGCTGGCGGCGTCCACGATCTCGCACCCCGGAAGGTTCCGTGCGACCCAGCCGCGACACTGCGCCAGGGCGACGGGAATGGAGTAGACCGTGCGGACCTCTTCCCTGCTCGCCGCTCGCGAGAGGAGTTGCATGGAGATCGGGAGCACCACCTCCGAGCACACGCGCACGTCGGTGTCGACCAGGCTATCGAGGGTGAGGAGGATCGCGCCCTCGGTGGAGTTCTCGACGGGCACGACGCCATAGTCGACGTGGCCGAGCTGCGTCTCGGTGAACACCTCGGGGATCGTGTCGAACGGCACGAACGTCGCGGACTCCCCGAACCGCTCGAGCGCCGCCTGGTGGGTGAAGGTCGCCGGCGGACCGAAGTACCCGACCCGAATCTCGCGCTCGAGCGCTCGGCACGCCGAGATCACCTGGCGGTAGATCGCCGCGAGGTGGGCATCGGTGAGGGGACCATCTCCCGCGAGCGCTCGTACGCGTTCGATGACGTCGCGCTCCCGATCGGGCGCGTACGCGCTCCGACGGGACGCCGTCTTGGTCGCGCCGATCTCCACGGCGATGCGCGCCCGCGCCTGCAAACGGCTCACGATCTCCGCGTCAAGTCGGTCGATGCGCTCGCGAGCCTCACGAATCGTTGGGTCGTCCACGGGCAACTCCGTTCGCGTGCATCCCAGTATAGTGGCCCCGGTCGGCCAGACCCGCCCGTGGACGGGCGGCGCGCCATGCCAGCAGGGCATTCGCGGGCATGACCAGGTCAGGCCGGGTTGTGTATGTTCTACACATCCCGAAGCGGTGAGCGCGAGGTGCGAAAGACGACGGACATACCGGCTGCCCAGAAGCGGGTCGAGGAGCTGCGCACCCTCATCAACTATCACAACTACCGCTACTATGCCCTCGACGCGCCGGAGATCTCGGACGCGGAGTACGACGCCCTCTTCCGGGAGCTGCGGGACCTCGAGGCCAAGTATCCCGAGCTTGCTTCGCCCGACTCCCCCACGCAGCGCGTCGGGACCGCGCCACAGTCCGCCTTCGGCGTCGTGCAGCACCGCGTGCCGATGCTCAGCCTCGGGAACGCCTTTTCGCGCGAAGACCTCACCGCGTGGTACGGCCGCGCGCGCAACCTGATCGGGCGCGACATTCGGGATTTCGTCCTCGAGCCCAAGCTGGATGGCCTCGCCGTGTCGATCCTGTACGAGAACAGGCAGCTCAAGATCGGCGCCACCCGGGGAGACGGCTTCCGCGGTGAGAACGTGACACCGAACGTCCGGACCATCCGCTCGGTCCCCCTCGCCCTGACCGCATCGGCGCCCCCGCTGCTGGAGGTCCGCGGCGAGGTGTTCCTCACGCGCGCGGCGTTCCGGCGAATCAACGACGAGCGCGCGAAGGAGGGACAGCCGCTCTTCGCCAACCCCCGCAACGCCGCCGCGGGCTCCCTGCGCCAGCTCGACCCGCGGATCACCGCGCGGCGGCCCCTCGACTTCATCGCGTACGACGTCGGCGCCGTGGAGGGCGTGCGCCTCCCGCGGACGCACTGGGATCTGCTTCAGCAGCTCGGGGAGTGGGGGTTCAAGATCAACCCAAATAACAGCCGCGCCGACAGCATTCAGGACGTGGCCGAGCAGTGCGAAGGTTGGGCCGAGCGACGCGACGGGCTCGCGTACGAGATCGACGGCGTGGTCGTGAAGATCGACGATCGCGCGCTCCACGAGGAGCTGGGATGGGTCGGACGCGAGCCGCGCTGGGCGACCGCCTACAAGTTTCCGCCCACCCAGGCGACCACGAAGCTCTTGGACATCGGGATCAACGTCGGGCGAACCGGAAGCCTCAACCCGTTCGCCGTGCTGGAGCCGGTGCCAATCGCGGGGGTCACCGTGAAGCTCGCCACCCTCCACAACGAGGAGGACATCGCCCGCAAGGACATCCGCATCGGCGACACGGTCATCGTCCAGCGGGCCGGCGAGGTGATCCCGCAGGTCATCGGCCCGGTCGTCAGCAAGCGGACCGGCGCCGAGCGTCCATTCACGATGCCGGAGCGATGCCCGGTGTGTGACGCCCCGGTCGTGAAGCCGGCGGGCGAGGCGATGGCGCGCTGCACGGGCGGGGCGAGCTGCCCGGCGCAGCGCTACGAGATGATGGTGCACTTCGCGTCGAAGCCGGCGATGGACATCGACGGCGTCGGCGAGAAGCTCGTCGCCGCGCTCATCCAGGCAGGCTTGATCAGTGACCCAGCGGACCTGTACCACCTGACGAAGGAGCAGCTGCTGACGCTCGAACGGATGGGCGACAAGAGCGCGGAGAACGTCCTGAACGCGATCGAAGCGAGCAAAGAACGGCCGCTCAGCCGCGTGCTCCACGCGCTCGGGATCCGCTACGTTGGGGACCGCACGGCCGAGATCCTCGCCGACCGGTTTGGATCGATGGACCGACTCCTCGCCGCGAGCGAAGACGAGCTGATCGACACCGAGGGGATCGGCCCGAAGATCGGCCGAAGCGTTTTCGAGCACCTCCGATCCGAACGCGTGCGGCAAATCATCGAGAAGCTCCGCGCCGCCGGCGTGAACATGGCGCAGCGGCGCGCCGAGGCGAGGGACCTGCCCCTCTCCGGCACTGTGTGGGTGTTCACCGGTCGTCTCGAACGATGGACCCGCCTGGTCGCCGAGGAGCGGGTGAAAGCCCTGGGCGGCGCGGTCGGAGACTCCGTGACCCGCAAGACGACGCACGTGGTGGTCGGGGAGGAGCCGGGGTCCAAGGCCCAGCGCGCGCAGCAGCTCGGCGTCCGGATCCTCAGCGAAGCGGAGTTCGAGGAGATCGTCGGGGCACAGCAACAAGATCGCGGTTAGGCCACGCCGCTCTCAACCGGCGCCGGTGCCGGCGCCGCGACATCCGCCGCGATCCGAAGCCCCTCCTCGACGAGCGACTCACCACGCCCGTGCGCGTGAGCTAGCCGCTCGATCACCGCGCCAATTTGATTGGCGGGCACCTGCGCCAGGACCCGCGTACCCGCGCGGGTCTCCGGGCCCGACGAACCCCCGACGAACACGTCGTAGACCTCGATCACCTCGCCGTTCACTCGCGCCTTGTCCCCCTGCACACCGATGTCCGCCACGTGGTGGTTGGCGCAGGCGGCGGGGCATCCGGACCAGTGAACCGTGATCGGGCGCCCAAGGCGCTGGCCGCCGTCGATGCTCCGTGCAACCCGGAGGGCCATCTCCTTGGTCTCCGCCAGGGCGAGGTCGCAGGTGCCGAGCCCCGTACAGCTCACGGTGCCTCGCATCGCGGGCGTGGGATCGGGGCGGAGCTGCTCGAGCAAGCTCTCGTTGAGGAGGCGGGGCAACAGCGCATCCGGCACGTGGGGGAGGATCAGGTTCTGGCCGACGGTGAATCGAATCTCGCCCCGCCCGTACGCGTCGGCCAGGTCCGCCACGGCCGCGATCTGCGCCGCCGAGACGCGACCGACCGGCGCGGCGAGCCCCACGCTGTAGCGACCGGACTCGCGCTGCGGCGCGACACCCAGGTGATCCGTGTGGAACCCGGTGCGCGCGTCGGCGCCGGCGCCCTCCAGTCGCCGCCCCAGCCGTTGCTCCAGCGCATCCCGAAAGCGCTCGACTCCCCAATCATCGACCAGGAACGCCAGGCGGGCGCGGCTGCGCGACGCGCGCGAGCCGTGGTCGCGAAAGATCTCGACGATGGCGACCGCGACGTCACACGCTTCGTCGCGGGTCACGAAAACGTCGAGCGGCCGAGCCGGCGTGAGCCCGCCGCTGCCGTTCTTTCCACCCACCATGACGTTGAACCCGGCGAGGAGCCGACCGTTGACGCGCTTCAGCGCGGGACCCATGCCGATATCCTGCGTCTCCAGGTGGAGGCAGTTGTCCATGCACGCGGTCATGGCCACGTTGAACTTCCGGGGAAGGTTCGAAAACGCCCGGTTGCCCAGGAACCGCGAGGTGAACTCCCGCGTGACCGGCGACGCGTCGAACAGCTCGTGCGTGGTGACCCCGGCGAGCGGGCAGCCGGCCACGTTGCGGATGTTGTCCATCCCTGTCTGCCGCGTGTCGACGCCGACGGCGCTGAGTCGCGCGAGGATCTCGGGCACGTGCTCGATGCGAAACCAGCGGATCTGCACCTGTTGGCGCGTCGTGATGTCTACCTCGCCGCGTCCGAACTCGGACGCGACCTTCCCGATGACGCGCACTTGGTCGCTGCTGGCGATCCCGTTCGGGATCCGAATCCGGAGCATGAAGAAGCCCGGGATGTGACGTCGGAAGAAGACCCCGTACCACTTCAAGCGCGTCTTGTCGTCGTCGGAGATCGCCTCCCAGCCCGCTCGGGCGTAGCGCTCGATCTCGGGCCAGACGTCAAGGCCATCACGCTCCTGCTTGATGCGTTCGAACTGGTTCATCGCGCTCGATCCTCCAAATGGTGATCTACGACGCCGCGAGCTCGACGTCGCTCGTGCGGGCGGGCGACGGCTCTGGCTTCGCCGCCGCGTTCAGGCGCTCGGCGGCGCGGGTGATCGGACTCGCGAGCCAGTAGAGTCCGCCGACCAGGCCAGCGCCCCCGATGACGTTGCCGATCGTCACCGGCAGCAGGTTCTGCGCGTATCCGACCCAGGAGACCCCGTCGCCGTGGGGTTGAAACAGGGCGATTCCCATGAGGGTCATGTTGGCGATGCTGTGCTCGAACCCGGCGGCGACGAAGGCGAAGAGGCACCAGAAGATCAGCACCAGCTTGGCGGCGTCGCCGATGGGGCGCATGGCGCACCAGACGGCCAAACAGACCAGCCAGTTGGCGAGAATGCCCCGCGCCACGGCGGCTCCGAACGGGAGAGCCATCTTGCCGGCCGCGACGGATTCGACCAGCGCCCTCTGCGGATCGCCGGCCAGCACGCCGGACTGCGCCACGAGCCACGCGAGCCCGAGCGACCCGATGAGATTGCCGACGTATGAGGTGCCCCAGATCGCGGCGAGCTGGCCCCAGGTCGCCCGCCCCGCCAGGGCGCCCGCCATGAGCGTCATCGCATTCCCGGTGAACAGCTCGGACCCCGCGAAGATCACGAGGGCCAGCGCCCCTCCGAACGACGCCCCCATGACCACCTTGAGCATCGGGGAGCTGGCGGCGGAGAGCGGTCCCCCGACGACGAAGATGAATGCGATCCCAAGACCGACGTAGGCGCCGGCCAGACATGACAGGATCAGATACTGGACGACGGAGCGACTCAGGAGCGCGGCTTTCTTTTCCGCGGCTGCCATCACGCTGCCAAGGGTTTCTTCGATCACGGCGCATCTCCTCCCGCTGGTGGGCTTCGACAGAAAGAGGGACGCCCGAGGCGTCTCCAAATCGGATTCGCTCGAGCGTCCCAGTTGCCTGGCTCAGTCTGCTCGTCTTGGTCGCGTTAGCCGGTCGGCTCTCCAGTCCCCTCCGGGCCGTCGTCTCGGCGCGCCTGCATGCTCGGACGCCACTCGTGCTCGACGGCGAAGACGACCACGCGGCCGTCCTTGATGACTCCGCGGAAGCTCCCGTATCGGCAGCGGCGGATCTCGTCGGCGTACCGCGTGATCAACGACTGCAGATCCATCTCGGGATTCACGTCAGCCACTCGCGGCCTCCGCGTTCGTCATGCCGAGACCTTATCGCGCCGGCGCCCGTGGCTGGTATAGAAGAACAAACTAAAGAATCCCCGGATTCATTGGGCAGAATGTCTGAGGCCGGAAACGGCGCGGCCTCACCGGGTGTCAACGCGCACGCGGTCGTCCATCACGACCCAGCCGACGCCGGACTCGTCCGGCAGCACGACGAGCGCGAAGCCGTCTTCATCGCGGACGAACCGGACCTGGTCGCCCGGCTCCAGCGTCGCCACCACATCACCATCGCTCGACACGGCATCGGTGTGATCCATCACTTGCAGCCAGGTAGCGGATACGACCTCAGCCGGCTGGGAAGGCGCGTCGGACGACGGCGACGGCGGCGAGATCGGCGCCGTGGTGGGCGGAGTGGCGGGCGCCGCCGGTATCGTCGGGTCCGTCGCCCGAGGACGAGCAGACGGCTCGGGCGTCGCAGCCGTCGCTTCCTCCAAATCAGGTTGAGCCACGCGACCGGCCGCCGTGGGCGGTCGCGGCGTCGCCGTGGGGGCGAGAGGGCGCGGGGTCGGCGACGGCGTGTGGGTCGCCGCCGGCTCGCTCGTCGGTGTCGCCGACGGCGTGGCGAACACGGTCGCCGTCGGCGTGGGCGAGCGGGAGCTCGTCGGCGACCCGGGGAGGCTCTCGCACGCGATGCCGTTGTGGTTCGCGTCCAGGTGGTTGGGATCCCCCGATCCCGAAGCCAGGAAGTAGGCTTGGGCCTCTTGCCAAGTTTGAAAGTCGCGGCAGTTCTTGTCCGCCGCGAAGAGCTCTCCTGCCTCGCCGGGCCACAATCCCGGGACCGTGGTCGCGAGGAGGAGCATGAGCGCGCCACGGGCAATTGGAAGGACAGGCGCCCGCATCGTCGACCTCGAACCCGATTGGCGTGGATCGCGCGGCGGGTCGCGCCGCGCCAGCAGGAGCAGCTCAGCCCCAGCCTGCGAAGAAGACCCCTCCGAGCGCTGCCAGCAGCCAGAATCGCAGCGTCTTGCCCAGGAACGTGCTCACCAGAAAGATCCATAACGGCATGCGGGTCGCTCCCGCGACCATGCCCACCGCGTCGAAAAAGGGGTTGGGCACGATCGCAGCCAGAAAGATGACTGGCCCACCGAACCGGCCCATCCACCGCTGGATCGCCGCGTACCAGCGATTCTCGGGGACCAGACGTCGCCCGCTGTACCCCAGCGCATAGCCGGTCAGCTCGCCGAGCGCGGCGGCGACGCCAGCGACGAGGGCGACCGCCCGCGGGTCCAGAAAGGTGCCGGCGAAGACGATCGCGGCGATATAGGGCACGGGAAGGATCAGCGAGGCGGTGGAGAGAAGAGTGACCAGGAATACCCCGAGGTACCCATAGCGGCCGAGGGCGTGGTAGTCGACGGGAAGGGCGATGATGGCGGCGGACATGCCCGCGACGGCCAGGGCCCACGCCATGGCCTGGAGCCGCGCTCCGCGGGTCGCAAACCTCGCGCTCCACGACGCCTGGAGCACGTGCACGGTCTCGCTCGTGGCCGCGGAGATTCCGTTGGCTTGCACAGTCCATCCCTCGGGAACCGATCGGGGAGCGCTGGGCGCAATTCTAGTGTCGCCGGTCGCAGAATGGAAATAAGACTTCTCCAGGAAGCCCATCACGAATGGCTTATACGGTGACCGGAGGAGCTGCCCCAGGGACGCCCCGCCACATCAGCGGCGGTGGCGGCCCTCGATCTGGGACAGGCGCTCGATGTTTTCGACCTCGTCCGGGTCCGGGCGCTCCACGGCGAACCAGGCGTCGAGTATGGCGCGCGCTGCCTCCACCGTGAGCAGCCGCGAGCTCAGCACCAGGACGTTGGCGTCGTTCCACCTGCGCGCCCCGGTCGCGATCCACGGGTCCCACACGAGCGCGGCGCGCACCCCCGGCACCTTGTTCGCCGCCATCGCGGTTCCGGTCCCCGTCCAACAGAAGAGCACGCCCTGGTCAGCGGTCCCTTCCGCGACCGCGCTCGCGACCTTCACGGCCACCTCAGGCCACTGCGCTGGAGGCACGAGCTGCACGTCGTGGCCCCGCGCCCGCAGGTCGTCGACGACGGCGTCGGTCAGCTCGTTCGCGTCATCCGCGCCGACGAGAATACGCACGGGGCGACTCAGTCCCTCGACCAGCGCGTCTTCGGCCGCGGCTGGAGCTCCTCGTCCACGTAGAGCGCGTCAACGCGCTCGTTGAAGAAACAGAGGAGGCCCGCGACCTTCGGGCACTCGGGGATGGGCTCAGGGTAGCTCCAGACGATGTCGTCGAAGGTCTGATCGCCTACGCGCACGCTCCAATACGACGCGATGCCCTTGTATGGGCAGCGCGTGTGGGTGTCGGTGGGATGCAAGAGATCGAGGCGGACGTCCTCGGGCGGCAGATAGTAGCGCGTCGGCAATCCCGTCTCAAACAGCAGCCGCGGGCGATGGCTGTCGGCGACGGTGACGCCGCCCAGCACGACCCGCACGTGGCGCGTGCTCGCCAGCACGTCGACGCGCTTGTACGGATCCCGCGGATGGACGAAGACCTCTTCATCCTCCTCGTACCATGCGTCCATCGATGGCCAGTCGAACGCGATGTACTCGCTCATCTCGGGCCACTGTGGCGTCCCGGCGTTGAAGCGCCACGCGCCCTGCTCGGCGACGCGGCTCCCAGCCCGGACGTTCCAGAAGGTCGCTGTGCCCTTTTGCGCATCGGTCTCCGTGCGACCGGACGGCACCAGAAGGTCCGTGCGCACGTCGCCGCGGGGAAAGTAGTAGACGGGGAGGTGGCCGCGCTCCCGAAAGAGCATGACGCGCCGGCTATCGGCGATCGTCTCGCCGGCGAACACCACGCGCACGCGCCGAGGGCTCGGCTCGGCGATCGCCCAGTAGTCCTCGGCGGAGGGCGGCCCGCCGTTGGTGAGAGGGACGGCAAGTTGGCTCATCTCGTGCTCCTCGCGTGACTCGTTCAATCATATGCCGATCCAGCCGGCTTCGTTCCCCATTGTCCATAAGCAATTCCCACGGATTTCCGCTCCATTTTCTTATCTAAGAATGGTCTAAGAGTAGGCCCGTTTTTCGATATAGTCGAACGAGACAGTCCAGCCGTCACCCGTCCGGCTCATCCCGCGATGCGAGGGTCTGAACATGGTCTTGACACGGATCGGCGCCGCTCTGATCGGGATGGCAATCGTCACCACCGCATGCGCCGCGGGGGCGGCGCCCAAAGGCGCGGGGGGCGACCCGGTGCCAGCGCCTCCACACCGCAAACACATTACGGCGGCGATCCTCGGAAATCCCTACACCCTCAGTCAGGCGGTGAATACCGCGGGGACCGGGTCCATCCGCGGCGTCGGCGAGCTGGAGAAGGTCATCAACGCGGGCCTCACGAAGCTCGATGAGGATGACAACGTCGTGCCGCAGCTCGCCAAGGAGGCGCCGAGCCTCGAAAACGGCCTGTGGACCGTGTCCCCGGACGGCACGATGCAGACGACGTGGAACATCAAGCCCGACGCGACGTGGCAGGACGGGGCGCCCTTCACCGCAGCGGACATCCAGTTCACGGCGACCGTCGTGCGAGACAAGTCCGTCGCCATCGCCGGGAATCCGGCATACCGGGCGATGGACGCGGTGACGACGCCGGACGAGCGCACCGTCGTCGTCACCTGGAAGCAGCCGTTCATCTACGCGGACCAGCTCTTCAGCTACACCATCGCGCTCCCCCTTCCCGACCATCTCCTTCGCGCGCAATACGAATCGGACAAGGCGAGCTTTCTCGACCAGCCGTACTGGACGACGGATTTCGTCGGGACCGGCGCTTTCAAGCTGCGGGAGTTCGTTCGGGATAGCCACATGATCGTCGAGGCATGGGACGGCTACGTGCTCGGTAGACCGAAGCTCGACGAGATCGAGGTGCGGTTCCTGTCAGACCCCAACGTCGTGATCTCCAATATTCTCGCCGGAGAAGTCGACGTCACGATCGGCCGCGGCATGAACCTGGAGCAGGCGCTCCAGGTGGACGAGCAATGGGACGGCGGAAGAATGGACGCGAAGCCCAGCAACTGGATCGCCCACTACCCGCAGCTCATGACGCCCGACCCGGCCGTCATCGGCGACGTCCGCTTTCGGCGGGCACTCCTCCAGGGGATCGATCGCAAGGCGCTCTCCGACACGCTCCAGGCCGGGCGCGCGCCCGTTGCCGACACGATTCTTTACATAAACTCACCCGAGTATCGCGACGTCCAGGGGAGCGTCGTGACGTATCCCTTCGATCCGCGCGGCGCGGCGCAGGCGATCCAGGGGCTGGGGTTCGCGCGCGGGGCCGACGGCATGTTCGCCGGTCCCGACGGGCAGGCCCTCACGATCGAGAGCCGCACCAACGCCGGTGACGATCTGAAAGAGAAGCTCGTCCAGGCCACGGCCGACTCGTGGCGCCAGATCGGTGTGGGGGTCAACACCGTCGTCACGCCGCGCCAGCTCGCCTCAGATCGCGAATATCGAGCCACGAACCCCGGGTTCGACCTCGTCCGCCAGCCCTTCGACTTGACGCGCTTCATCTCGTCCGAGATCCCCCTTCCCGACAACAACTGGAAGGGGAAGAACCGAACGCGGTACAGCAACCCGGAGCTGGACGGCCTCGTCAGCCGGTACTACAGCACGATTCCCAAAACGGACCGCACCGCCGTCCTCGCCCAGGCGGCGCACATCTTGTCCGACCAGGTGATCGGCCTGGGTATTTTTTATGGACCGGAACCGATGCTCATCAGCAACAAGCTCGTCAACGTCTCGTCGGGCAAGGCCGCCGACGTCGATGAGACGTGGAACATCGAGACGTGGGACCTCCGATAGGGCAACGGCCCCCAAATGGCGTGAGGGGTGACGCGCCAGTGCGACGGCGACAGCCGCGGCGATGAAGGGAACCAGGGCTCCGCTCGTCGCCACGCAGCGTACAATAGGACCGGCCATCCGACGATCGAGGGAACGCACAGAGGGAGTGGCGCCGGTGGGCTGGGGGGAGCGCCGCTCGTGAACGTGCGGCGCACACTGGCTGGCGAGGAGTGAGATGACGCGCGGCGGGTCGCGAACATCGAGCCTCTACGCGCGAGCGGCCATCGCTCTCGTCGCCCTCATCACCACGATCGCCGCGGGCTGCGGCCCAACGGCGGCCCGCGCGCCGAGCGGCGACCGGGGGCCCGCCCAGGACCAGCGATCCCCCAAACGC
This is a stretch of genomic DNA from Chloroflexota bacterium. It encodes these proteins:
- a CDS encoding DUF427 domain-containing protein, translating into MSQLAVPLTNGGPPSAEDYWAIAEPSPRRVRVVFAGETIADSRRVMLFRERGHLPVYYFPRGDVRTDLLVPSGRTETDAQKGTATFWNVRAGSRVAEQGAWRFNAGTPQWPEMSEYIAFDWPSMDAWYEEDEEVFVHPRDPYKRVDVLASTRHVRVVLGGVTVADSHRPRLLFETGLPTRYYLPPEDVRLDLLHPTDTHTRCPYKGIASYWSVRVGDQTFDDIVWSYPEPIPECPKVAGLLCFFNERVDALYVDEELQPRPKTRWSRD
- a CDS encoding excalibur calcium-binding domain-containing protein gives rise to the protein MRAPVLPIARGALMLLLATTVPGLWPGEAGELFAADKNCRDFQTWQEAQAYFLASGSGDPNHLDANHNGIACESLPGSPTSSRSPTPTATVFATPSATPTSEPAATHTPSPTPRPLAPTATPRPPTAAGRVAQPDLEEATAATPEPSARPRATDPTIPAAPATPPTTAPISPPSPSSDAPSQPAEVVSATWLQVMDHTDAVSSDGDVVATLEPGDQVRFVRDEDGFALVVLPDESGVGWVVMDDRVRVDTR
- the ligA gene encoding NAD-dependent DNA ligase LigA; this encodes MRKTTDIPAAQKRVEELRTLINYHNYRYYALDAPEISDAEYDALFRELRDLEAKYPELASPDSPTQRVGTAPQSAFGVVQHRVPMLSLGNAFSREDLTAWYGRARNLIGRDIRDFVLEPKLDGLAVSILYENRQLKIGATRGDGFRGENVTPNVRTIRSVPLALTASAPPLLEVRGEVFLTRAAFRRINDERAKEGQPLFANPRNAAAGSLRQLDPRITARRPLDFIAYDVGAVEGVRLPRTHWDLLQQLGEWGFKINPNNSRADSIQDVAEQCEGWAERRDGLAYEIDGVVVKIDDRALHEELGWVGREPRWATAYKFPPTQATTKLLDIGINVGRTGSLNPFAVLEPVPIAGVTVKLATLHNEEDIARKDIRIGDTVIVQRAGEVIPQVIGPVVSKRTGAERPFTMPERCPVCDAPVVKPAGEAMARCTGGASCPAQRYEMMVHFASKPAMDIDGVGEKLVAALIQAGLISDPADLYHLTKEQLLTLERMGDKSAENVLNAIEASKERPLSRVLHALGIRYVGDRTAEILADRFGSMDRLLAASEDELIDTEGIGPKIGRSVFEHLRSERVRQIIEKLRAAGVNMAQRRAEARDLPLSGTVWVFTGRLERWTRLVAEERVKALGGAVGDSVTRKTTHVVVGEEPGSKAQRAQQLGVRILSEAEFEEIVGAQQQDRG
- a CDS encoding ferredoxin--nitrite reductase → MNQFERIKQERDGLDVWPEIERYARAGWEAISDDDKTRLKWYGVFFRRHIPGFFMLRIRIPNGIASSDQVRVIGKVASEFGRGEVDITTRQQVQIRWFRIEHVPEILARLSAVGVDTRQTGMDNIRNVAGCPLAGVTTHELFDASPVTREFTSRFLGNRAFSNLPRKFNVAMTACMDNCLHLETQDIGMGPALKRVNGRLLAGFNVMVGGKNGSGGLTPARPLDVFVTRDEACDVAVAIVEIFRDHGSRASRSRARLAFLVDDWGVERFRDALEQRLGRRLEGAGADARTGFHTDHLGVAPQRESGRYSVGLAAPVGRVSAAQIAAVADLADAYGRGEIRFTVGQNLILPHVPDALLPRLLNESLLEQLRPDPTPAMRGTVSCTGLGTCDLALAETKEMALRVARSIDGGQRLGRPITVHWSGCPAACANHHVADIGVQGDKARVNGEVIEVYDVFVGGSSGPETRAGTRVLAQVPANQIGAVIERLAHAHGRGESLVEEGLRIAADVAAPAPAPVESGVA
- a CDS encoding VTT domain-containing protein, with amino-acid sequence MQANGISAATSETVHVLQASWSARFATRGARLQAMAWALAVAGMSAAIIALPVDYHALGRYGYLGVFLVTLLSTASLILPVPYIAAIVFAGTFLDPRAVALVAGVAAALGELTGYALGYSGRRLVPENRWYAAIQRWMGRFGGPVIFLAAIVPNPFFDAVGMVAGATRMPLWIFLVSTFLGKTLRFWLLAALGGVFFAGWG
- a CDS encoding formate/nitrite transporter family protein gives rise to the protein MIEETLGSVMAAAEKKAALLSRSVVQYLILSCLAGAYVGLGIAFIFVVGGPLSAASSPMLKVVMGASFGGALALVIFAGSELFTGNAMTLMAGALAGRATWGQLAAIWGTSYVGNLIGSLGLAWLVAQSGVLAGDPQRALVESVAAGKMALPFGAAVARGILANWLVCLAVWCAMRPIGDAAKLVLIFWCLFAFVAAGFEHSIANMTLMGIALFQPHGDGVSWVGYAQNLLPVTIGNVIGGAGLVGGLYWLASPITRAAERLNAAAKPEPSPARTSDVELAAS
- the pheA gene encoding prephenate dehydratase; translated protein: MDDPTIREARERIDRLDAEIVSRLQARARIAVEIGATKTASRRSAYAPDRERDVIERVRALAGDGPLTDAHLAAIYRQVISACRALEREIRVGYFGPPATFTHQAALERFGESATFVPFDTIPEVFTETQLGHVDYGVVPVENSTEGAILLTLDSLVDTDVRVCSEVVLPISMQLLSRAASREEVRTVYSIPVALAQCRGWVARNLPGCEIVDAASTARAAIMAAEDRTGAAIGPALAAAEYGLNILERDIQDLAANYTRFYVIGRTASSAPTGRDKTAILFSIRDHVGALRDVADVFARRGVNMSSIQSRPSRRRAWDYIFFVELAGHEQDAVIAEALTELKALSAYLKVLGSWPVDESATLPTAPLP
- a CDS encoding ABC transporter substrate-binding protein, producing the protein MVLTRIGAALIGMAIVTTACAAGAAPKGAGGDPVPAPPHRKHITAAILGNPYTLSQAVNTAGTGSIRGVGELEKVINAGLTKLDEDDNVVPQLAKEAPSLENGLWTVSPDGTMQTTWNIKPDATWQDGAPFTAADIQFTATVVRDKSVAIAGNPAYRAMDAVTTPDERTVVVTWKQPFIYADQLFSYTIALPLPDHLLRAQYESDKASFLDQPYWTTDFVGTGAFKLREFVRDSHMIVEAWDGYVLGRPKLDEIEVRFLSDPNVVISNILAGEVDVTIGRGMNLEQALQVDEQWDGGRMDAKPSNWIAHYPQLMTPDPAVIGDVRFRRALLQGIDRKALSDTLQAGRAPVADTILYINSPEYRDVQGSVVTYPFDPRGAAQAIQGLGFARGADGMFAGPDGQALTIESRTNAGDDLKEKLVQATADSWRQIGVGVNTVVTPRQLASDREYRATNPGFDLVRQPFDLTRFISSEIPLPDNNWKGKNRTRYSNPELDGLVSRYYSTIPKTDRTAVLAQAAHILSDQVIGLGIFYGPEPMLISNKLVNVSSGKAADVDETWNIETWDLR
- a CDS encoding RpiB/LacA/LacB family sugar-phosphate isomerase, giving the protein MRILVGADDANELTDAVVDDLRARGHDVQLVPPAQWPEVAVKVASAVAEGTADQGVLFCWTGTGTAMAANKVPGVRAALVWDPWIATGARRWNDANVLVLSSRLLTVEAARAILDAWFAVERPDPDEVENIERLSQIEGRHRR